GTCTGTGAGATGTTCAAAGCTCGGGATATTCTTTTATAACATAAGTCTGCTACAGCTTCCTCGCTGAGCTGTTTGGTGAGCTCCTCGGTCTTCATGAAGCTCTTGGGTCAGTAATTCAAACTGAGTCCTTCACAGAACACCTGTATTTATGCTGAGATGAAATTTCTGACAGGTGGACCCGATTTACCGATTACGTGACTTGCAAATGTGACTTAGGCGATTTGTTGCACTAGAACTTTTTTAGACTTCcggtttttatttgtaaatcaatGTAATCTTTCAGCATACTTCAAAATGATGACTATTTAGCGTTGGTCCATTACATAAAATCCcaatgaaataaatgttaatCTGTTGTTattacaaacaaaatgttgaaaagtcCGAGGGGGTGAAGGTACCAATGCAAGGCACGTCTATGTATGTCAGTGAGCCAATAAATGCAGCCAACATTTGCCCATCGTGATCAGTTATTTAATGGTGTGTTCAGGCTAATCTCACCAGCTGTAGATCACAGGAGCACATTCTCTTTACCAGGTATTTAGATTACCACTCACTAGCacagaaaccacatgagatggacCAATGAGAAACCTTGCAGGATATAAATAATACAGATGTTTTGTAGACTATTATAGTCACTAGGAGCCTGTGCAACTCATGCTGTACACTCAGCATTTGATGTCACTTTGTTTACCGCCTGCAATGCGTCCGCtgaccagcagaggaggccaCTACACAAACACCGCAGGTGAAATCCGACCTCCTCTGTGATCCGGACTAAACGTGAATGCTAAAGCTGCCTAGCAGGGGGCCTGtatgtcctcctccctccacgcCATGTTTGGAGATTCCTCGTGAGCAGATCCAAGGCCTCGGCAGCACAGCGCTGCAGCAGGACCACAGGATGTGCTCCGGGTCAGGTGTCATGAGAACCAGGGCCGCTGGTCCGGAGCAGACTGGGCCGAGCTCTCGATGGCCCCCCGGCCAACAACCCCCTCACGGGGGAATGGAAGAATGCGTCTCAACAGGCCGTGGACATGGCTATTTTCAGACAGAAGGGCCACCATTTAAAACACGTATTCATATcagtacacatgcacacatgagACATGGAACACGCACACGTGGGTCATGATGTGTGACTGAACAATGGGTAAAATGACCCTGCGTCGCTCAACGTCACTTTCTGCTCCTGCACCTGGAATCAGTGGGACTCGTGTCCGATGGAAACGGGGCTTTAGAAACAGGGGTCGATGGTGGCGGATGGGCAGAGACGGTGCggcgggaaccgcaaggttggcggtttgagccccggctgctccatgtcccatgtcgaagtgtctctgagcaagacacttaaccccctaattgctccccgggcaaaaatgtaaaaagccgtgGGTTATAAatggataaacgcgtcagctaaatgacctgtaatgtcacATTTCCCTCCGGAGTCGATCTTGAAACCTGTTTCTTCTGCACACTGCAAACAATTAAAGTCCCAACAATGGATCCACGTAATTATGTTCATTTAGAAACCCCGAAACACAATTATGAAAATTAGCATAACATGTGCAAGTTCTCTGCCAACTAAAACGGCTTCACTGAAGACTCACTGCTTCTTTCGGTTTCATGTTGTTGTGAAAGGACAATGAAAATGAGCGTTGTTTGCATCTCActtttatacacatttataGGACAACGGGACTAAAAGAAAGATCTGGCTCGCTTGACCCCTTTTCGCCCCGTTGCCAGACTGTGAAAAGGATACAGTCATAAAAACAAGCAATCATGCTCCGACTGTACATGTCGGCAAAACATAAAACCTCGACCAGAGACAAAGGAGCGGACCTCCGCAGCGGGTCGACAGCCAATCAGCGCGGAGGATATGAGCGCTGCAGAATGACCTCAGGCCAGAAACGGATGAGACTTTTTATAGCCCTTCATCGGACCTGAAGCCGTGTGTGCCGCATCGTGTCGGACAAGCTTTTATAGCCAACTTGTAGATTTCTCGGCTGTGATGAACCGTGTGACCTCTTGGCTCAGGGGTCCCGGGCGGCTTTGAAGGAAGACCACAGACGTGGGCCGGAGGAACCTTAAAGCCCAGCAGTGGGCTCCTCCCAAAAGAAGCATCGCGTGTGAGTCGACGTCCTGTATCGCAGGCTTCGGCTTGATGCTCTGCCGGTTTGGGGGCCTTTGGGGGTCCCATGGGAGGATGATGACACAGTGGTGCACCAGCCCCCCGTGCAGGATCAAAAAACAGCTGCTTCTTTTAGATATCTGTCCCATGAAGCGGCTTCAGGGTGTTTATGTGAGATCTGGTGTTACCTTTTAGTGTAACGCGAGAAACATTCACCCATAAAACATTTCCCTCTTGGAGCCAGGGACAAGGTCCTAACAGTGATGTCATCTGATGTGAAAAGACAACTTGGCATCTCCACACGGAGGATTTCTTCAATTCTTGAGGTGGGACAAGCAGCGGATGTGGCTTGAGGCCAATCCTTCAACCTTTAATGAAACGCCGCTCCACCTGCCTCCGCCGCTCAGACTGTCCGGAGCTGTGAAAGACGATCGGCGTCTTCTTCAAGGGGGTGAAGGCGTGGGGTGGTAGGGGGGGTGCTGAGTCTTATCTTGAGGTCACGTTGAGGGTGGAATGAAAGAGGACACTGGTGCTTCCGTCCTGAGAGGTTTACAGCAGCTCCGCGCCGCACGAGGAGCGGCAACTGAATCACCAGGAGAGACGACTGGGCGGATGAATTAATTATCCGGGTTAACCGAGGGTCCGAAGAGCTACTAGCTCACGGGAGGCATCGTGCAAAAAGCATCCCCTTCTTTATTGTCTCTAAATAGATCATAATTGACTAAATGAATATCGTGCTGCATTGAAGGGATTTCGTCATTGACTTCTATGCAATCGCACATCTTTTTGCAATCGGGAGGAGTCGCCCCTCCTTTTTAAGACAGTCATGATTTAAGACACTTCAGCATCAGCTTAACTCTGAGTCTTGGTTGCCATCTGGTCGCGACCGACATGACAGCCATGTGGGAGGCGTGACAGATCTGGAAGGAACTTCTCACAACGACGTCTGTGGATTTCTGAAGACATGCTGTTTTCAGATATATGTTGTTGGCCCTTTGACCACCACGGTGCCACATAGCTCCTTAGCTGATATGGATTGTATTtctgtaaataaatgtatgttcTACCACTGTTCATGGCAGATGGCCATTTCTATTTCCTGCTCTCGGTCTATATGTAGCAACGGGCTTTTGTGAGGCGTTTGATTGGTCCATAAAGCCCTTGTTGATGCTGCTGTTGGTTCCCGGGGCTGCTGCTCATCGCTCggatgaagagaaaaagatgccAAAGATGAGGAGGACCGGTGAATTTCTAGATGAAGAGAAATTCAGTTCACCGTTACGGCAAAAAAGAAACGTGATTGATTTGGAGATACTCCAAATACACAGTAGCTGTGCAGTAGAAGTTGTTGTACTTGTACTGTAAACTCTCGTCGACATCATTCAGAGCAGATAAGTCATGCACGGCCTCTGCAGCAGGCGGCAGCCGGCCTCTCTCCTCAGCACAGCTGTTTCCGATGAGTCAAGTTATCTGACCGCGGTGTCTCCCAGCAGATAGTTAACAGCCAAACGCTCACCGCCTCGTCACTCGCGCCGTGCGGTGGGGACTCTGCAGAGGGGAGGATACCGTCTGGCACCTGCATGGTTTCAGGGATCCGTTCTTTACTTTAGATGCATCACAGCCAACATGAAATACCACTGGTCTACTCGCGTTGGtctttttaataaaagtaaGATATTACTATATGCTTAACCGTGGTAACGGCGCTGACCTCCCTCTGAGAAACAAAGTCAAACAGCCCTCTTTTGCattgtgaataaaaaataatcattacCTCAAAGGCATCCAACAATGGACAATTGGCTGAGAATTAATGAGTTAATGAGAAGAACAACTGTTAATTCCTAAAGCGCATGTCCTGTGGCATCGTTACAGCGCTTCATTACATTAAATGCTATTTGCTCTCAGGTTAGGAGGACATATTTTGATTCTCAGCATGACATGTTTCCAAAGTCAATGTAGGAAAAAAGATTCTCTCTAATTTTAGCATGAGGAAACAGGATATTACAGATTAATCAGGATTCATAAGACTAAACTCAAAATGACTGGAACAATGACAATGGGGAACAGCATGGAAATagaatgattgattgattgagtgTTAAAGGGTATTTATCGAGGGCCAAGacaatgcattttaaatttgaACGCGAGTGAGTAGCCAGGTAATAAAGGCACAGTATTTTTATGTTTACATCGCTTCTGTAATAGTAAGAATAAGATCTTCTCTTTAGAACTCGAGGGAAGGAGAAGCATTCAGCACATTTCCTGTGACCAACCTAAAGTGATGTCCTAACTTGTGGACACACGTTGACCATCCAGCAATAGTCCCGTTGCTATTTCACAATATTAGTTGGCAGCTTCCTGCTATGATGCTGATGTGGAGCAGCTTCCAAAAGGCCTTCAGTGGAACATCACGCCGAGGTGAGAAGATCTCATTGAGCAGCAGTCTCACATCCTCACCGACCCGCACTCCCTGAGGACTAATCACCCCACCAGGCATGTAATGGCATTCCTCTGAGTTGatgctgggtgtgtgtgggggggttaagTATTTACGGTTCCAAACAGCGCAGCGTGGCGctgttggggggtggggggtgaggggggagggggggagtgcaGCGGGGTCGTGTTGCTGGCCGGCCCCGCGCGTGGTAAAACACCATGGTGTCCCTGCTTTATGGGTTCAACCAGGTTCCACTCGGGTCGCCGTTGTTGGTGCAGCTGAGCCGGGGGGGGCCGGGTTTGATGTGTCGAGGGGGTCGCGTTTGTATAAACACACCAGCCGATGACACTCTCTCACTtttaccagcccccccccccccgcctgccgaCCCCTGCACCAGCGCCGGCCAATCTGGAAGCCATTTGCTGGGTTCTCCACAGAGAAAGTTCAGGCTTGATCACCTCCAGCATCTGCTGAGTGTTTATTTACCCACAGCAGTTAACCCATTAGGCAAACTGAAGCAGGGCAACTGCAGAGCCACCGCTTCCCCGGGCCCTCTGAGCGCCAGGAGCCAGCGCCAGGGGCCGGCCGTGCTGTGCCCACCGGCCACGATGACTTTCTCAACTCGATCGCTGGattcatttacttatttgaaatgttttgtcgTCATCAGACTCAACGACTGCAGACGCGCGTCACGTTCAAATCGCACTCACAGAAGTCACGAGAGCCTCACGCCATATGCCAGTTTATGAGGAGCGCCTCGGTCTAATGGGCCGTATGAGAGGGACGGGTCCGGGAAAGGGAGACGGTGGCGTCTCTCCTATTTGTTGAAGGGAGAGTGGTCTGACCTTTTAGGTAAAAAGCGTTTGGCTTTGCCACAAGGCAGCACGATGCACGTTTTGCCATCTTTTGCAATATGGCcgggttgtttgtttgttgatccAGTAGCGCGGGGATCGGCTGTGCACGCGTGGAACGCGTCTCCTAGCAGAACAGTCTCCGTGCTGTCCGTCGTTTGGAGTAAAACTGAGGCTTTAATCGCTCAGTGTGTGAAAGCAGATGTGCTGCATGCAGAACCAGAGCTTACTGCAGATGGTACGAGCGCCTGGTGAGAAGTAACAGAGCCGCGGGGACGCAGGGAGCGCCCCTCAGCCTTTAGCTTCGGTTACACTTTTCGACTCTCGTGGATGTATGAAGAGCACATGCAGGACCCACTCAGCACTGACAGACATGTAGGCAGTATGCTCGTTTTGAAGTGACGTTCGTGACATATGAACGTATTTCTCGTACTTACATTTGCTTATTTCTTTGCAATTGTTTGAAACCCAGACATAACGTACTTACATAAGCGGCTTCACGTTCGGCACAACCCGTCCAGAAGATACACAGTACACCAGTGGAGTATTTGTACTCTCCATTCAAGTAAATGTGCTTCGTTACCTGCTGACAAGTGAACCTTTCTCATGCTATCTGCATCCGAAGGTCACTATCAACTATCGCCCCAAAGGAGACATATCTCCACGAGGTAAGGCTCGTTTGGGTGGAGGTGCCCCCACACCCATCCCGACTCTGAGGACCAAAACATTTGGGAGGAACCCTGGGAGCCCCTGCGTGTGCCCcacccaccctctcccccgGCCTGCGGGGCTCCTGCGGGCCGCTATAAGAGCGCGCCCCGACGCGCTCCCCGCCACACCGAACCATCCACCCCGCGGGGAAGCGTCCGCGCGCACGGGGGGGGGCGAACTCTGGCTCTCACTGGTCCTGCGGCGACTTTGCACGTGGCGCTCGGGTCTGCATGCAGCTGTTTTCTCACTTGAACATCAGGGATcggctcccctcccccccccccctctcccccccactctccccccctccGGGAATCACTCGCCTCCACATGATGGCTTTCACTATGCGGAGGCCGGTCTCCACGCATTCCTTCTCCCACCCCGCTGACCTGACCTTGATGtcggacgacgaggaggagaacCGCAGCGAGAGCGACGGCAGCACCGACCAGGGCTACGGCTGCTGCGGGATCCCGCGGGAGTCGGACGGCGCGGTGCCGCATCGGAACGCCGCGAACGCCAGGGAGCGGCACCGGACGCAGAACGTGAACACGGCCTTCGCGGCGCTGCGGACGCTCATCCCCACGGAGCCGGTGGACAGGAAGCTCTCCAAGATCGAGACGCTGCGCCTCGCGTCCAGCTACATCGCGCACCTGGCCAACGTGCTGGTGGTCGGGGACGGCAGGGGGGACGCGCAGCCGTGCCTCGGCGCCGTCTACAAGGAGCTGAAGGCGGCCGGAGGAGGCAAGAAGCCCCGCAACATCTGCACGTTCTGCCTCAGCAACCAGCGCAGAGGGGTAAGACGCGCATGTGAAGACGCGCTCACACTGAGATCCTGTGTAGTCACTTATTTCATTTATAATTTAGGGATTGGACACATGGGTGTCATCGGGACACTTACTCTTTTCTATGCTGAGTTTGGGTAAATGCACAGCTCCTCTTGGTTGGACTGTAGTGGATCTGTTCCTCTTTAGAAAGGAGAATAGGG
The Gasterosteus aculeatus chromosome 17, fGasAcu3.hap1.1, whole genome shotgun sequence DNA segment above includes these coding regions:
- the LOC120835615 gene encoding transcription factor 15 — its product is MQLFSHLNIRDRLPSPPPLSPPLSPPPGITRLHMMAFTMRRPVSTHSFSHPADLTLMSDDEEENRSESDGSTDQGYGCCGIPRESDGAVPHRNAANARERHRTQNVNTAFAALRTLIPTEPVDRKLSKIETLRLASSYIAHLANVLVVGDGRGDAQPCLGAVYKELKAAGGGKKPRNICTFCLSNQRRGVKDRRDCVKMHGGGVRQISRR